One segment of Fructilactobacillus hinvesii DNA contains the following:
- a CDS encoding YycH family regulatory protein — MMEKLKRYLLPLSLTLAVLISVVLSVSLLTNPARFSSKTHQNRSVALHNDMNSRPFQDVYSPLRVVKTDDHEHQRMLTSPTTNIVAALVKQLRGSEMSNLKRVSNHKKQRYFDLLNQPDSLMLNYNDVLAGPVLGRVLNQAGLFSKQQRFERIVISLHEQGKIYFFNDNHYQVYAANIRDLNLKQLQRTITHDVVSNRVEIRALNNKPFLYFPHEIKLKDYGYMLQEQSQSTYLSRIIGNSTDTTVKHHQGDTIYSSANQDLTFTANDDVIYNNFRPQKSVKTEADALQVAYHNAVQLGVPLASSQFDTYQNKDKTVVYRSFIDGFPIFGNEQLGNYSYQFVNGTTERYQFSLRDFQIPVPTEEQQTTLPSSKELLSQLMNANVDIKRISNVQLGYQIVPNDDHKLLILLRPSWFVKYDNQWINYLDLEQGNFEKVRKENF, encoded by the coding sequence ATGATGGAGAAGCTTAAACGCTATTTATTACCACTGTCGCTTACGCTGGCCGTCCTAATCAGCGTGGTTTTATCGGTTTCGTTGCTGACGAATCCCGCCCGGTTTAGCAGTAAGACGCACCAGAACCGTTCGGTTGCGCTACACAACGACATGAATTCCCGGCCGTTTCAGGACGTTTATTCCCCGTTACGGGTGGTGAAGACGGATGATCATGAGCACCAACGGATGCTGACGTCTCCCACTACCAACATTGTGGCAGCGTTGGTTAAACAGTTGCGAGGTTCCGAGATGAGCAACCTCAAGCGGGTTAGTAATCATAAGAAGCAACGGTACTTTGACCTGTTAAACCAGCCAGATTCGTTGATGTTGAACTATAACGATGTTTTGGCCGGCCCAGTACTGGGACGGGTGTTAAACCAAGCAGGCCTCTTCTCTAAGCAACAGCGGTTTGAACGAATTGTGATTTCATTGCATGAGCAGGGCAAGATTTACTTTTTTAACGATAATCATTACCAGGTGTACGCAGCGAACATTCGGGACTTGAATCTCAAGCAACTGCAGCGCACCATTACCCATGATGTGGTGAGCAATCGCGTGGAGATTCGTGCTTTGAACAACAAGCCGTTTCTCTACTTTCCACACGAAATTAAACTTAAAGATTACGGTTATATGTTACAAGAACAGTCGCAGTCAACGTATCTAAGCCGAATCATCGGGAACAGCACGGATACAACCGTTAAGCACCACCAGGGGGACACGATTTATTCGTCAGCGAACCAGGATCTGACTTTTACTGCTAATGATGATGTGATTTATAACAACTTTCGGCCGCAAAAATCCGTCAAGACGGAAGCGGATGCTCTTCAAGTTGCTTATCACAATGCGGTCCAACTGGGAGTTCCTTTAGCGTCTTCTCAATTTGATACCTACCAAAACAAGGATAAAACGGTGGTTTACCGGTCCTTTATTGATGGATTCCCGATTTTTGGAAACGAACAACTGGGCAACTACTCGTATCAATTTGTGAACGGCACAACCGAACGGTACCAATTCTCCCTCCGCGATTTTCAAATTCCAGTTCCGACTGAAGAACAACAAACGACCCTGCCAAGTAGTAAGGAGCTTTTGAGTCAGTTAATGAACGCTAACGTTGATATCAAGCGGATTAGTAACGTTCAGCTGGGGTATCAAATTGTTCCAAACGATGATCATAAACTACTGATTCTCTTGCGACCAAGCTGGTTTGTGAAGTATGACAACCAGTGGATTAATTACTTGGATTTGGAGCAGGGCAACTTTGAGAAAGTCCGAAAGGAGAACTTCTAA
- the walK gene encoding cell wall metabolism sensor histidine kinase WalK has protein sequence MAQKWKFFKSIHFKIALVFVLMMLLTLETVGAVFVRQLEYQNLNTFKESIQLKPYINTSLKKQLASRNQIKANKQIQTILQDADVSNNAEVTVVDARGNIRGTNQNNEQSLVGQKNTDGDIKTALYSSKTIEKTTSSNNNRYYIQVNPLINSSKNQNNIEGVVYIRANLSQVYRNINNITIIYLFAAVLSIILGLLLTLIISRAITKPIDELKRQTEQIARGDYSGHVQVYGNDELGQLAHAVNNLSVQVEESQESTESERRRLDSVLDNMTDGVVATDRRGLVTIVNDEAIELLNTTKQAVVGQPILQVLKLEDQYNLRDLIEDPGQVYLDFSTADRRLILSAHFSLIQRKSGFINGLVCVFHDVTAQQKIDEDRRQFVSNVSHELRTPLTSVHSYLEALADGAWKDPELAPKFLQVTQDETDRMIRMINDLLTLSRMDSGTQKYDSELVNINKIFNYILDRFDMIVKNDDKKHYQIKREFTKQDLWAEIDPDRFTQVIDNIMNNAVKYSPDGGVITCRLYEDHNRIILSISDQGLGMPQSALKHIFDRFYRVDKARSRAQGGSGLGLAISKEIIESFGGSIRVESTEGRGSTFYISLPYESIEEDLWDDGEA, from the coding sequence ATGGCCCAAAAATGGAAGTTCTTTAAATCCATTCACTTTAAAATTGCGCTGGTCTTCGTGTTAATGATGCTGCTCACGCTGGAAACCGTGGGAGCGGTCTTTGTGCGCCAACTTGAATACCAAAACCTCAACACGTTTAAGGAATCAATTCAACTGAAGCCGTACATTAATACGTCACTTAAAAAACAATTGGCCAGCCGAAATCAGATTAAAGCTAACAAGCAGATTCAAACGATTCTACAGGATGCTGATGTTAGTAACAATGCTGAAGTGACGGTTGTCGATGCCCGCGGTAACATCCGGGGGACCAATCAAAATAACGAACAGTCGTTAGTCGGACAAAAGAATACCGACGGGGACATCAAAACTGCCCTCTATAGTAGTAAAACGATTGAAAAAACGACCTCTAGTAACAATAATCGGTACTACATTCAGGTAAACCCGCTGATTAACAGCTCTAAGAACCAAAATAACATCGAAGGGGTCGTGTACATCCGGGCTAATTTAAGCCAGGTTTACAGAAATATTAATAACATTACGATCATTTACCTGTTTGCGGCGGTGCTGTCGATCATCTTGGGACTCCTGCTAACGTTGATTATTTCGCGTGCAATTACCAAACCAATTGATGAACTAAAGCGGCAAACCGAACAAATTGCCCGGGGGGATTACTCTGGGCACGTGCAGGTTTATGGAAATGATGAGCTGGGTCAACTAGCGCACGCCGTTAATAACCTCTCCGTGCAGGTGGAAGAATCCCAGGAATCAACGGAATCCGAGCGACGCCGACTCGATTCGGTGTTGGATAACATGACGGACGGCGTGGTGGCTACCGACCGGCGGGGGCTGGTCACAATCGTAAATGACGAAGCAATTGAACTGCTAAACACCACGAAACAGGCCGTGGTCGGGCAACCCATTTTGCAGGTCTTAAAGTTAGAGGATCAGTATAATCTGCGGGATTTAATTGAAGACCCGGGTCAGGTTTACTTGGACTTTTCGACGGCGGATCGGCGGTTGATTTTGTCTGCCCATTTTTCGTTGATTCAACGCAAGTCCGGCTTTATCAACGGACTGGTGTGTGTCTTTCATGACGTTACTGCGCAACAAAAGATTGATGAGGATCGGCGGCAGTTTGTTTCAAATGTTTCACACGAACTAAGAACCCCGTTGACCAGTGTGCATTCTTACCTAGAAGCGCTTGCTGACGGTGCTTGGAAGGATCCGGAATTAGCACCGAAATTCTTGCAAGTGACCCAGGACGAAACTGATCGGATGATTCGGATGATTAACGACCTCTTGACCCTGTCGCGGATGGATTCTGGAACCCAGAAGTACGATAGCGAACTGGTTAATATCAATAAAATTTTTAACTACATTCTTGATCGGTTTGACATGATCGTAAAAAACGATGATAAAAAGCATTATCAGATTAAGCGGGAATTTACTAAGCAGGACTTATGGGCAGAAATCGATCCCGATCGCTTTACCCAGGTGATTGATAACATTATGAACAATGCCGTGAAGTACTCACCCGATGGCGGGGTAATTACCTGTCGCCTGTATGAAGACCATAACCGGATTATCCTGAGCATTAGTGATCAAGGACTGGGAATGCCACAGAGTGCCTTAAAACACATCTTTGACCGGTTCTATCGGGTTGATAAGGCACGGTCACGGGCGCAAGGAGGAAGTGGGCTCGGGCTTGCCATTTCGAAGGAAATCATTGAATCATTTGGTGGTTCCATTCGGGTAGAAAGTACGGAAGGCCGCGGTTCGACCTTCTATATCTCACTTCCGTACGAATCAATTGAGGAGGACCTTTGGGATGATGGAGAAGCTTAA
- the yycF gene encoding response regulator YycF: MAKILVVDDEKPITDIEKFSLEKEGYDVIVAYDGEEALAKVEDDHPDLVILDLMLPKMDGLEVAKEIRKTHDMPIIMVTAKDSELDKVLGLEIGADDYVTKPFSNRELVARVKANLRRQSVANEATGPDDNEQHDITIGNLTIHPDSYSVTKDGAPVDLTHREFELIHYLAQHSGQVMTREHLLQTVWGYDYFGDVRTVDVTVRRLREKIEDDPSHPQWLVTRRGVGYYVRDTPEGK, from the coding sequence ATGGCAAAAATACTAGTCGTTGATGACGAAAAACCCATTACAGATATTGAAAAATTTAGTTTAGAAAAAGAAGGTTACGACGTGATCGTTGCCTATGACGGAGAAGAAGCCCTCGCCAAGGTGGAAGACGATCATCCCGACCTAGTGATCTTGGACCTGATGTTACCCAAGATGGACGGATTAGAGGTCGCTAAGGAAATTCGCAAAACCCATGACATGCCGATTATCATGGTCACCGCTAAGGATTCTGAACTTGATAAGGTACTCGGTCTGGAAATTGGGGCGGATGACTACGTCACCAAACCGTTTTCGAACCGGGAGTTAGTGGCCCGGGTGAAAGCTAATTTACGGCGACAATCCGTTGCTAATGAGGCTACGGGACCAGACGATAACGAACAACATGACATTACGATTGGGAACCTAACCATTCATCCTGATTCCTACTCGGTCACAAAAGACGGAGCTCCCGTTGACTTGACCCACCGGGAATTTGAGTTAATTCATTACCTGGCCCAACACAGTGGGCAAGTGATGACGCGGGAACATTTGTTGCAGACGGTGTGGGGTTACGACTACTTCGGAGACGTGCGAACCGTGGACGTTACGGTGCGTCGGTTACGCGAAAAGATTGAAGATGATCCGAGTCACCCGCAGTGGTTAGTGACGAGACGGGGCGTGGGTTACTACGTCAGAGACACACCGGAAGGAAAGTAA
- a CDS encoding prenyltransferase yields the protein MKKWQQIAKITRLHSLIASVLPFCLGLLFALFRYQELNVLNSVIFFLITCLMQIIVNLFDTYKDYKKAVKYHLNQKADGIFTKVQDENAARHLKWAIYVLTALGALLALWLVLRTSPVILILGLTGAAVGYLYSGGPHPIQNGPLGDVASGIIMGYIISLAAVLINISSGQYSWSIAGEMILVAGIAVCAITNISLANNLCDYDEDMKFHRFTSVSYLGKEGTLRFYALNYLIGYICVVASICLNWLPFSTILVVVTIPLVIKNTRRFFEVQSKEKTFVLTIRNDIAITLMVVLAAIIYFFFQV from the coding sequence ATGAAAAAGTGGCAGCAAATTGCCAAAATCACACGCTTGCACTCGCTAATTGCGTCCGTTCTACCGTTTTGCTTGGGGCTGTTATTCGCCCTCTTTCGCTATCAGGAACTGAACGTCTTAAATAGTGTGATTTTCTTTTTAATTACCTGCCTGATGCAGATCATCGTAAACCTGTTTGACACCTATAAGGACTACAAAAAGGCAGTCAAGTATCACCTCAACCAAAAGGCGGATGGAATCTTCACGAAGGTTCAGGATGAAAACGCTGCCCGGCACTTAAAATGGGCAATCTATGTATTGACTGCCCTGGGCGCCCTGTTAGCTCTGTGGTTGGTGCTACGGACGAGTCCCGTCATTTTAATCCTTGGCTTAACCGGAGCTGCCGTCGGCTACCTGTACAGCGGAGGTCCGCATCCGATTCAAAACGGTCCGCTGGGCGACGTTGCCTCTGGCATTATCATGGGCTACATCATCTCGCTGGCAGCCGTCTTAATCAACATCTCCTCTGGCCAGTACAGCTGGAGCATCGCCGGGGAAATGATCCTCGTGGCTGGAATTGCAGTCTGTGCCATTACCAATATCAGTCTCGCAAACAACCTCTGTGACTACGACGAGGACATGAAGTTTCATCGCTTCACGAGCGTCAGTTACCTTGGTAAAGAAGGAACGTTACGCTTCTACGCTCTTAACTACCTCATTGGTTACATTTGTGTAGTAGCCTCCATTTGCCTCAACTGGCTGCCGTTTTCTACAATCTTAGTCGTAGTTACGATCCCACTAGTGATTAAAAACACCCGGCGTTTCTTCGAAGTTCAGAGTAAAGAGAAAACCTTTGTCCTCACCATCCGCAATGACATTGCCATCACCTTGATGGTCGTACTTGCAGCCATCATCTATTTCTTTTTCCAAGTCTAA
- a CDS encoding DMT family transporter, protein MKKSLIYVLFSTVLFSLMEIALKSAGNQFNPIQLNLIRFTLGGLVILPFALSHLKKQHRQIHWSDWKVFSLTGFLCVVISMTLYQLAIEYGEPAIVAVLFSCNPVFALIFAYLILHENFSRSDIISLILSVIGLLVIVDPFKLTDPLGIFFAILAAATFGFYSIMSQASSLRVQLDGVVMTSFTFIAGALELLVLILITKIPPIAAGMRSVSWLKSFADIPIFTNVNLPNLWIILFVGVAVTGGGFAFYFLALQEGGVTMASLVFFFKPVLSPIFAFFLIGENINLPTIIGVTIIIISSLITLYGYRLDAKANQ, encoded by the coding sequence ATGAAAAAATCATTAATTTATGTTTTATTTTCAACCGTTCTATTTAGTTTAATGGAAATTGCGTTAAAGTCCGCCGGGAATCAGTTTAATCCGATTCAGTTAAATTTGATTCGGTTTACCCTCGGGGGACTGGTAATTCTCCCGTTTGCGCTTTCGCATTTAAAAAAGCAACACCGCCAGATTCATTGGTCGGATTGGAAGGTGTTCTCTCTAACCGGCTTCTTATGCGTGGTCATCTCAATGACGCTCTATCAGCTGGCGATTGAGTACGGAGAACCGGCAATTGTGGCCGTCCTGTTTAGCTGTAATCCAGTGTTTGCATTGATCTTTGCTTATCTGATTTTGCATGAAAATTTCTCACGATCAGACATCATCTCACTGATTCTATCGGTGATTGGATTACTGGTCATCGTTGATCCCTTTAAACTGACGGATCCACTGGGAATTTTCTTTGCCATTCTGGCAGCCGCCACGTTTGGTTTTTACAGTATCATGTCCCAGGCTTCGTCTCTGCGCGTGCAACTAGACGGAGTGGTAATGACGAGTTTTACCTTTATTGCTGGGGCTTTGGAATTGTTAGTGTTAATTTTGATTACGAAGATTCCTCCGATTGCAGCGGGCATGCGATCCGTCAGCTGGTTAAAGTCGTTTGCTGATATTCCGATTTTCACGAACGTTAACCTCCCGAACCTCTGGATTATTTTATTCGTCGGGGTGGCCGTGACCGGAGGTGGCTTTGCCTTTTACTTCCTGGCCCTCCAGGAAGGTGGAGTTACGATGGCCTCATTGGTCTTTTTCTTTAAACCGGTTTTGTCACCCATCTTTGCCTTCTTCCTGATCGGGGAAAACATTAATTTACCTACAATCATTGGGGTTACCATTATCATCATTAGTTCGTTAATCACGTTGTACGGGTATCGCCTTGATGCTAAAGCTAATCAATAA
- a CDS encoding GMP reductase, with protein sequence MEVFDYNDIQLIPNKCIVNSRSECDTTVEFGGRQFKLPVVPANMQTVINEDLAVSLAQNGYFYVMHRFQPEARHDFVKRMHDQDLFASISVGVKPGEYDFIASLAADQLEPEYITIDIAHGYSDSVIKMIKYIKEQLPNSFVIAGNVGTPEGVRALENAGADATKVGVGPGKACITKVKTGFGTGGWQLAAIRYCAKAAQKPIVADGGIRTDGDIAKSIRFGATMCMIGSMFAGHLESPGKEVEEDGHKYKEYFGSASEYQKGAYHNVEGKKLLVPYKGSIYDTLQEMKEDLQSSISYAGGRDLKALRTVDYVIVKDTIYNGD encoded by the coding sequence ATGGAAGTATTTGATTATAATGACATTCAATTGATTCCTAACAAGTGTATCGTGAACTCTCGGAGTGAATGCGATACGACGGTTGAATTTGGAGGCCGGCAGTTTAAATTGCCAGTGGTCCCCGCTAACATGCAAACCGTCATTAACGAAGATCTTGCCGTTTCGTTAGCACAAAACGGGTATTTCTACGTTATGCACCGCTTTCAACCGGAAGCCAGGCATGACTTTGTCAAACGAATGCATGACCAGGATTTATTTGCCTCCATTAGTGTGGGAGTAAAACCGGGTGAATATGACTTTATCGCTAGTTTGGCTGCCGACCAGCTGGAACCAGAGTACATTACAATTGATATTGCCCATGGTTACTCGGATTCAGTGATTAAAATGATTAAGTACATCAAGGAACAATTACCCAATTCCTTTGTAATTGCCGGAAACGTAGGAACTCCTGAAGGGGTGCGGGCGTTAGAAAATGCCGGAGCGGATGCCACTAAAGTAGGGGTTGGTCCCGGAAAAGCCTGCATTACGAAGGTGAAGACCGGATTTGGAACGGGTGGTTGGCAATTAGCTGCCATTCGGTACTGCGCTAAAGCAGCCCAAAAACCAATTGTTGCCGACGGTGGGATTCGGACGGACGGTGATATCGCTAAGTCCATTCGGTTTGGCGCTACGATGTGCATGATTGGTTCGATGTTTGCCGGGCACTTAGAATCACCTGGAAAAGAAGTAGAAGAAGACGGTCATAAGTACAAAGAATACTTTGGTTCGGCCTCTGAATACCAAAAGGGTGCTTACCACAACGTGGAAGGTAAGAAGTTGCTGGTGCCTTACAAGGGCAGCATCTACGATACGTTACAAGAAATGAAAGAAGACTTACAGTCGTCGATTTCCTACGCAGGAGGCCGTGATTTAAAAGCCCTGCGCACGGTTGATTACGTGATTGTTAAGGATACCATTTATAACGGGGACTAA
- the dnaB gene encoding replicative DNA helicase: protein MNNDVLTDHTPPHSIEAEKAVLGSLFLAPTTLPDAMELLQPDDFYKRAHQLIFQAMMDLADQDQGIDAVTVTDRLKSQNQLEDVGGVSAIVELAESVPTAANLTYYAKIVKKKATLRRLIQTATKIATDGYDEDEDLDTLLDNAEREIMDVSEDRNQSGFQPIRDVLDQAFENINELAENGGDDVTGLPTGYKALDQMTTGLHPGELVILAARPAVGKTAFALNIAQNVGVKTNKTVALFSLEMSAESLVNRMLCAEGSIDANHLRTGELSSDEWNNLTIAIGTLATANIFIDDTPGARIASIRANCRRLKREADRDPDGGLGLIVIDYLQLIEGSTRESRQQEVSEISRQLKKLANELQVPIIALSQLSRGVEQRQDKRPVLSDIRESGSIEQDADIVAFLYRDDYYDREDGGNEDDENQDPREADNDNYGEVEVIIEKNRSGPRGTVKLMFIKSFNKFASLSNAQE, encoded by the coding sequence ATGAATAACGATGTGTTAACGGACCACACGCCACCGCATAGCATTGAAGCGGAAAAGGCCGTGCTTGGTTCGCTTTTCTTGGCCCCGACCACCCTGCCCGATGCAATGGAACTGTTGCAGCCGGATGATTTTTATAAACGAGCGCACCAACTGATTTTTCAGGCAATGATGGACCTTGCGGATCAAGACCAAGGAATTGATGCGGTGACCGTCACCGACCGCTTAAAGAGTCAGAACCAACTGGAAGACGTTGGGGGCGTGTCTGCCATTGTCGAGCTAGCAGAATCGGTTCCAACCGCTGCTAACCTGACGTATTACGCAAAGATTGTCAAAAAGAAGGCGACCCTGCGGCGCTTGATTCAAACGGCCACGAAAATCGCAACGGATGGTTACGATGAGGATGAAGACTTAGACACCCTCCTTGATAACGCGGAACGAGAAATCATGGATGTGTCTGAGGATCGGAATCAGAGTGGCTTTCAGCCGATCCGCGATGTGTTAGACCAAGCCTTTGAAAATATCAATGAACTGGCCGAAAACGGCGGGGATGATGTGACGGGCTTGCCGACCGGCTACAAGGCGTTGGACCAGATGACCACCGGACTACACCCGGGAGAATTGGTGATTCTGGCGGCCCGGCCGGCCGTCGGGAAAACGGCCTTTGCGCTTAACATCGCCCAAAACGTGGGGGTGAAGACCAATAAAACGGTCGCCCTCTTTAGTTTGGAAATGAGTGCGGAATCGTTAGTGAACCGGATGCTTTGTGCTGAAGGAAGCATTGATGCAAACCACCTGCGGACTGGAGAATTGAGTTCTGACGAGTGGAATAACCTAACGATTGCCATTGGGACGTTAGCAACGGCCAATATTTTTATCGACGATACTCCGGGAGCTCGGATTGCTTCGATTCGAGCGAACTGTCGCCGCCTAAAAAGAGAGGCGGACCGCGATCCTGATGGGGGCTTAGGCCTGATTGTAATTGACTACCTGCAGTTAATTGAAGGGAGCACCCGGGAAAGTCGGCAACAAGAGGTGTCAGAAATCTCGCGGCAGTTAAAAAAACTTGCGAATGAGTTGCAGGTTCCGATCATTGCACTTTCCCAGCTTTCGCGGGGAGTGGAACAACGGCAGGATAAACGGCCGGTATTGTCTGATATCCGGGAATCGGGTTCGATTGAACAGGATGCAGACATCGTGGCTTTCTTGTATCGGGATGATTACTATGATCGTGAGGATGGTGGTAATGAAGATGACGAAAACCAGGATCCACGAGAAGCTGATAACGATAATTACGGAGAAGTTGAAGTAATTATTGAAAAGAACCGGTCTGGTCCTCGAGGAACGGTTAAATTAATGTTCATTAAATCATTTAATAAGTTTGCGTCGCTTTCAAACGCACAAGAATAA
- the rplI gene encoding 50S ribosomal protein L9 encodes MQVIFLEDVRGKGKRGEIKQVPAGYAQNYLIKNGLAEPATKSAVSRVKAQQKHAAENAEEELAEAKQLKAFLEKDDTIVELKAKSGKEGRLFGSITSKQIAQALAAQYQVKIDKRKIELAEPIKAMGYSNVPVKLHPEVTGRIRVHIAEK; translated from the coding sequence ATGCAAGTGATTTTTTTAGAAGACGTTCGTGGTAAAGGAAAACGAGGAGAAATCAAGCAGGTTCCAGCGGGCTACGCCCAAAACTACTTGATTAAGAACGGCCTCGCCGAACCAGCAACTAAGTCAGCGGTGAGCCGGGTGAAGGCCCAACAAAAACATGCCGCTGAAAATGCGGAAGAAGAGTTAGCCGAAGCTAAGCAACTCAAAGCCTTTTTAGAAAAGGATGACACGATAGTGGAATTGAAAGCGAAGTCCGGTAAGGAAGGACGGCTGTTTGGTTCCATTACCAGCAAGCAAATTGCTCAAGCTCTCGCTGCGCAATACCAAGTTAAAATTGACAAACGTAAGATTGAACTAGCCGAACCAATTAAAGCAATGGGTTACAGTAACGTTCCCGTCAAGTTACACCCCGAGGTAACGGGAAGAATCCGGGTTCACATTGCCGAAAAATAG
- a CDS encoding DHH family phosphoesterase produces MKKEKTTLALPPFMHNQHLRNIAIFITLNLVLGLVIAFLYNIWVGLFLLILACVGLFFIIKELNIVEQVASNYMDRLSYLINRGEQESLLEMPLGVLILDSSNLISWINPYLQPYFQTERVVGKKIQQVAPQLAELIKKNWDQNQSFEAAWNGHYFNFLIQHQYRTIYLMDITHYADLEVKYENEKVAIGEIYLDNFDEVSQSMSDQEISNLRNYVTNKLTEWAQEYGIYLKRIDAEHYSIMMYMQSLQDVENDKFNVLDTIRKGTVQQNFPITLSIGIAYGDTDLNQLADLAQSNLDLALGRGGDQAVIKSKDGKAIFFGGKTNPMEKRTRVRARMITHALVQLMGTADQIFVDGHQQPDMDSLGAAMGIRRIAQMNGKECYIVFDDQDVHTDIRRLLDMIQAYPDIQNAMITPDEAAKQATDDSLLIMVDHSNPKIGIAQDLYQKLENRVIIIDHHRRGEEFPANPLLAYVEPYASSACELITEMFEYQSQSADPMNELEATAMLTGIVVDTQSFTVKTGTRTFDAASYLRSAGANVDEISSFMKENVKNYMDENHLISLVQFENNHQIAIITAEDEVQYDSVTAAKSVDSLLSVDGVEASFVVFRRYDGNVGISARSNGQINVQIIMEKLGGGGHLGAGATQIKDQTVAEASELLKTTIQESLTENEASAG; encoded by the coding sequence ATGAAAAAGGAAAAAACAACCTTAGCGTTGCCCCCGTTTATGCATAATCAACATTTGCGTAATATTGCCATTTTCATTACCTTGAATTTGGTATTGGGGCTTGTAATCGCATTCTTGTACAATATTTGGGTGGGATTATTCCTCCTCATCTTAGCCTGTGTAGGGCTCTTCTTTATTATTAAAGAGCTTAACATCGTGGAACAAGTGGCTAGTAATTATATGGATCGCCTTTCGTATTTAATTAACCGGGGCGAACAGGAGTCGCTTTTAGAAATGCCACTGGGAGTACTAATTTTAGATTCCTCCAACCTAATTAGCTGGATTAATCCCTACCTTCAGCCTTACTTTCAAACGGAGCGCGTGGTGGGGAAAAAGATTCAACAGGTGGCACCACAGTTGGCCGAATTGATTAAAAAGAACTGGGACCAAAACCAATCGTTTGAAGCAGCTTGGAACGGGCACTACTTTAACTTTTTGATCCAGCACCAGTATCGCACCATTTACCTAATGGACATTACCCACTACGCAGACTTAGAGGTAAAGTATGAAAATGAGAAGGTTGCCATTGGGGAAATCTACCTTGATAACTTTGATGAGGTCAGCCAATCGATGTCAGACCAAGAAATTTCGAACTTACGAAACTACGTTACCAATAAGTTAACGGAGTGGGCGCAAGAATATGGGATTTACCTTAAACGGATTGATGCTGAACACTACTCCATCATGATGTACATGCAGTCGTTACAAGACGTTGAAAATGACAAGTTCAACGTGTTAGATACGATTCGCAAGGGTACCGTTCAACAAAACTTCCCGATTACCCTGAGCATTGGAATTGCCTATGGAGATACCGACCTGAATCAACTTGCTGATTTAGCGCAGAGTAACTTAGATCTTGCGCTGGGTCGGGGTGGGGACCAAGCCGTCATTAAATCAAAGGATGGCAAGGCCATCTTCTTTGGGGGAAAGACCAACCCGATGGAAAAGCGAACCAGAGTGCGGGCGCGGATGATTACCCACGCACTCGTCCAGTTAATGGGCACTGCTGATCAAATCTTTGTTGACGGTCACCAGCAACCGGATATGGATTCTTTAGGGGCTGCCATGGGGATTCGGCGGATTGCTCAGATGAACGGGAAGGAATGTTACATCGTCTTTGACGATCAGGACGTTCACACGGACATCCGTCGTTTGTTAGACATGATTCAAGCGTATCCAGACATTCAAAATGCCATGATTACCCCCGATGAGGCGGCTAAGCAAGCAACGGATGATAGTTTGCTGATTATGGTGGATCACTCAAATCCCAAGATTGGGATTGCGCAGGACTTGTATCAAAAGTTAGAGAACCGGGTGATTATCATTGATCACCACCGTCGGGGCGAGGAATTTCCGGCTAATCCATTACTAGCTTACGTGGAACCGTACGCCTCTTCGGCCTGTGAACTGATCACCGAAATGTTTGAATATCAGTCTCAGTCAGCTGATCCAATGAACGAACTGGAGGCTACGGCCATGTTAACTGGGATTGTGGTAGATACGCAGTCCTTTACGGTTAAGACCGGAACCCGGACGTTTGACGCGGCCAGTTACTTACGGTCAGCTGGTGCCAACGTGGATGAGATTTCGTCGTTCATGAAAGAAAACGTCAAAAATTACATGGATGAGAACCATCTGATTTCGCTGGTCCAGTTTGAAAATAACCATCAGATCGCAATTATTACGGCGGAAGATGAGGTGCAGTATGATTCCGTGACGGCGGCGAAATCCGTTGATTCCTTACTGTCCGTTGACGGGGTTGAGGCGTCGTTTGTTGTCTTTCGCCGTTACGATGGTAACGTGGGAATTTCCGCACGTAGTAACGGGCAGATTAACGTTCAAATCATTATGGAAAAGCTGGGTGGAGGTGGCCACCTGGGGGCTGGAGCCACTCAGATTAAAGATCAGACGGTGGCAGAAGCCAGTGAGCTTTTGAAAACGACGATTCAGGAAAGTTTAACCGAAAATGAAGCGTCAGCAGGATAG